One part of the Syngnathus acus chromosome 17, fSynAcu1.2, whole genome shotgun sequence genome encodes these proteins:
- the LOC119136971 gene encoding myosin-11-like encodes MSKKSPKVKAKSSQGRSQQVRARQKNKDWTKWDDIYVEILIRREEKDLEAQSEQLQEKWESLKEREYELLHEISEVEEVFLSREPFLADEIVDKASTKADNEAKVALQKEAQIKTLMTECMELREFKQERLNVMQQHTIYQQFMEKLVNMTSFEDEDTLTDHIESLYSIEDQLSQREGEAYEQTNQQRKTQMALQKQYEMERQELDMELTQLMPELFESKIKVEFWFKEWKRIEETASKKLNLLAQIKMSILSLYEMIGGKLGDKQGVALNETEKQLENIHSFMLDHFEILKEYEANATGSGCPPPKSG; translated from the coding sequence ATGTCCAAAAAGAGCCCAAAGGTGAAAGCAAAGTCCTCTCAAGGAAGGAGTCAACAAGTTCGAGCGAGGCAAAAGAATAAAGACTGGACTAAATGGGATGATATTTACGTTGAAATACTGATACGGCGAGAAGAGAAAGATCTCGAGGCGCAGTCGGAGCAACTCCAAGAGAAGTGGGAAAGTTTGAAAGAGCGTGAATATGAGTTACTCCACGAAATAAGTGAAGTTGAAGAGGTGTTTTTAAGCAGGGAGCCGTTTCTTGCGGATGAAATTGTTGATAAAGCCTCAACCAAAGCGGATAATGAGGCAAAAGTGGCGCTTCAAAAGGAGGCTCAGATTAAGACTCTGATGACAGAATGTATGGAGCTGAGGGAATTCAAACAGGAGCGCCTGAATGTGATGCAGCAACATACGATATATCAACAGTTCATGGAAAAACTGGTCAACATGACATCATTTGAAGATGAGGATACTTTAACAGATCACATTGAGAGTCTTTACAGTATTGAAGACCAGCTGTCTCAGAGAGAAGGTGAAGCTTATGAGCAGACTAACCAGCAGAGGAAAACACAAATGGCTTTGCAAAAACAGTACGAGATGGAAAGACAGGAGCTGGATATGGAGCTTACCCAGCTAATGCCAGAATTGTTCGAATCCAAAATCAAGGTGGAATTTTGGTTCAAAGAGTGGAAACGCATTGAGGAAACTGCATCAAAGAAACTGAACCTGCTGGCACAGATTAAAATGTCCATACTCAGCCTCTATGAGATGATCGGTGGAAAGTTAGGCGATAAGCAGGGTGTGGCTTTGAATGAGACGGAGAAACAGTTGGAAAATATCCACTCTTTTATGTTAGACCATTTTGAGATTTTGAAAGAGTATGAAGCAAatgcaaccggttcagggtgtcccccgcccaAATCCGGATGA
- the ankrd33bb gene encoding ankyrin repeat domain-containing protein 33B — protein sequence MVLITEKEGEAGKLQENGVARLGKIAMDTPVMSFNEVDKDTEDIEESEQHEESEADYTRNYWEDEDDIYQEFEELDFEALSDNFDTRSIASDDSFYPLDTSVGSDGQRASCRGSPEPISFFKACCNNNTIIVKIMIRQGLTEEEVHETDRNRRSALIIACYYGYVDVVIALAQCPYIDVNWQDNEGNTALITAAQAGHVVISHYLLNYFPGMDLERRNCHGFTALMKAAMQGRADTCRALMLAGGDMQARDNGRKMTPREWALFTGRYETAYLMYLVMMKPCAEQFCDSFSLEWPLLEDLVAKAEEPKSCWKRSLDLLSCCPYRFYLNNKVNPVDDGVLEHMVQITTGLRSPLIAISCRTVCPGSPPCVGKRRYAVQEILRKQRVAELKSLGPDRLNNYKRFFQNSRVLLIPKARDRRASLQPQLLDDMAAVSKGAIRRASLLPLHLLRRSSVRPGIVIPKVRLCKAPDPSFKPEKLRRNNNYNHLQIPKWDYKMKRIERKKEERLLLPTRRR from the exons ATGGTTTTAATAACAGAGAAAGAAGGTGAAGCTGGAAAACTTCAGGAGAATGGAGTTGCCAGACTGGGCAAAATTGCTATGGACACACCTGTCATGTCCTTTAATGAGGTCGACAAGGACACCGAAGATATTGAGGAATCGGAACAACATGAAGAATCTGAAGCTGATTACACTCGAAATTACTgggaggatgaggatgatATCTACCAGGAGTTTGAGGAACTGGATTTTGAGGCTCTCTCAGATAACTTTGACACAAGGAGCATTGCGTCTGACGATTCTTTCTACCCGCTTGACACTTCAGTGGGATCTGACGGTCAACGCGCGTCGTGTCGCGGGAGCCCAGAGCCGATATCCTTCTTTAAGGCTTGCTGCAATAACAACACCATCATCGTCAAAATCATGATCAGACAAGGACTGACTGAGGAGGAAGTACACGAGACAGACCGGAACAGAAGA tCTGCACTGATTATAGCGTGTTACTATGGTTATGTGGACGTGGTCATCGCCCTAGCCCAGTGTCCTTACATTGATGTCAACTGGCAGGATAATGAGGGTAACACTGCCCTTATTACAGCAGCACAAGCAG GTCACGTGGTCATTTCTCATTACTTGCTGAACTACTTCCCCGGGATGGACCTTGAGAGGAGGAACTGTCACGGTTTCACAGCTTTAATGAAGGCTGCGATGCAGGGTCGGGCCGACACTTGTAGAGCACTCATGCTGGCTG GAGGAGACATGCAAGCCAGAGACAATGGGCGGAAAATGACACCACGGGAGTGGGCTCTCTTCACTGGTCGCTATGAGACGGCTTACCTGATGTATCTGGTCATGATGAAGCCCTGTGCTGAGCAGTTCTGTGACTCCTTCAGCCTGGAGTGGCCCTTGCTGGAG GATCTGGTTGCCAAGGCAGAAGAGCCAAAGTCCTGCTGGAAACGTTCTCTTGACCTTCTGTCCTGCTGCCCTTACAGATTTTACCTTAACAATAAGGTGAACCCTGTGGATGATGGTGTTCTAGAGCACATGGTCCAGATCACTACTGGTCTCAGGAGTCCATTAATTGCTATATCCTGCCGGACAGTGTGTCCAGGAAGCCCACCGTGCGTTGGAAAACGGCGCTACGCAGTGCAGGAAATTCTCAGGAAGCAAAGGGTGGCCGAGCTAAAGAGCCTTGGCCCGGACAGGTTGAACAATTACAAGAGATTTTTCCAGAACTCACGGGTGCTCCTCATCCCCAAAGCGAGGGATCGGCGAGCCAGCCTCCAGCCTCAACTGCTCGATGACATGGCTGCTGTATCCAAAGGGGCCATAAGGCGGGCGAGTCTACTACCACTTCATTTACTAAGGAGGAGCAGCGTGCGACCGGGCATTGTGATACCAAAGGTGAGGCTCTGCAAGGCCCCAGATCCCAGTTTTAAACCAGAAAAGCTCAGACGGAACAACAACTATAATCATCTTCAAATTCCAAAATGGGATTACAAGATGAAGAGAATAGAGAGAAAGAAGGAGGAGAGACTTTTATTACCGACAAGGCGAAGATGA
- the LOC119136968 gene encoding E3 ubiquitin-protein ligase MARCHF6-like isoform X2, which produces MDTAEEDICRVCRSEGTHDKPLYHPCVCTGSIKFIHQECLLQWLKHSRKEYCELCKHRFAFTPIYSPDMPSRLPVEDIFAGLLTSIGTAIRYWFHYTLVAFAWLGVVPLTACRIYKCLFAGSVSSLLTLPLDMLSTQNLLADCLQGCFVVTCTLCAFISLVWLREQIVHGGAPQWLDQNPPPLVPNHPNGPVPANEHPDDIAAAVNIEGAMNPDGPHGPFPANPHEDLAALNDEDDDDDDDEDDDDDEEEDEEDREEDAANANNGEDLNWNPLVWDRAAEELTWERMLGLDGSLVFLEHVFWVVSLNALFILLFAFFPYHIGHFSVVGLGFEKQILASHFEGLLTTVVGYILLAGALVIFHALTSLVKLQRSKRLLGLCYVVVKVSLLVVMEIGLFPLICGWWLDLCSLEMFDATFKDREQSFDSAPGTTMFLHWLVGMVYVFYFASFILLLREVLRPGVLWFLRNLNDPDFNPVQEMIHLPIYRHLRRFLLSVVVFGSIVLLMLWLPIKMIQFFFPTILPYNVMLYSDAPVSELSLELLLLQVVLPALLEQGHTRQWLKGLVHAWTFTVGYVLDLHSYLLGDQEDHDNQPNIPPGRDNNDQIPDLNEGLHAAHQAFLQLDGPIGFQPYHQPHNFLIKIILLVVFMCVTLLLASLFCLTLPVLVGRWLMSFWMGSAMVHELYTAAGGLYVCWLSIRGATLLLSWIPQGWTAIMLKAREWTLMIVKTLVVAALLAGVIPLLLGLLFEQVIVAPIRVPLDQTPLFYPWQDWALGVLHSKIIAAVTLMGPQWWLKTVIEQVYANGIRNIDLHFIVRRLAVPVVCILMLALCVPYIISKGITPLLVVQPEMLILAERRIYPFLLMVVSLLVILSFQIQQFKHLYEHIKNDKYLVGQRLVNYEGKSGTKNSSASYSNSS; this is translated from the exons ATATATGTCGAGTATGTCGGTCAGAGGGAACTCATGACAAACCACTCTATCATCCCTGTGTCTGCACTGGCAGCATCAAGTTTATCCATCAGGAATG CTTGCTGCAGTGGCTGAAACACAGCAGGAAGGAATACTGTGAATTATGCAAACATAGGTTTGCATTTACTCCAA TCTACTCTCCAGACATGCCTTCTCGCCTGCCTGTCGAAGACATATTTGCAGGGTTGCTCACCAGCATTGGAACCGCCATCAGATACTGGTTTCACTACACACTTGTGGCATTCGCCTGGCTTGGCGTTGTCCCTCTCACAGCAT GTcgtatttacaagtgtttgtttgctgGCTCTGTGAGCTCTCTTCTTACCCTGCCACTAGATATGCTCTCAAC GCAAAACCTGCTTGCAGATTGCCTACAGGGTTGTTTTGTGGTCACTTGCACTCTATGCGCCTTTATCAGCCTGGTGTGGCTCCGAGAACAAATTGTCCATGGTGGTGCCCCTCAGTGGTTGGACCAGAATCCACCACCTTTGGTTCCTAACCACCCAAATGGCCCAGTACCAGCTAATGAG CATCCTGATGATATAGCTGCTGCTGTCAACATCGAGGGAGCTATGAACCCTGACGGTCCACATGGTCCATTCCCTGCTAACCCGCACGAGGATCTGGCGGCACTTAATGATgaggacgatgatgatgacgacgatgaagatgacgatgatgatgaagaggaagatgaggaagacAGAGAAGAGGATGCTGCCAATGCCAATAATGGAG AAGACTTAAACTGGAATCCACTGGTGTGGGACCGCGCAGCAGAGGAGCTGACATGGGAAAGG ATGCTTGGCCTGGATGGCTCCCTTGTATTCTTG GAACATGTCTTCTGGGTTGTATCGCTCAACGCTCTCTTCATACTGCTCTTTG CATTTTTCCCTTATCACATTGGCCATTTCTCAGTGGTAGGACTTGGCTTCGAGAAACAG ATTCTAGCTTCACACTTTGAAGGTCTCCTCACCACCGTAGTGGGTTATATCCTCCTGGCTGGAGCGCTTGTCATCTTCCAT GCGCTGACTTCATTAGTGAAACTTCAACGTTCCAAGCGTCTTCTGGGACTCTGCTACGTTGTTGTCAAG GTATCTTTGCTGGTTGTCATGGAAATAGGCTTGTTCCCACTCATTTGTGGCTGGTGGCTAGACCTTTGTTCGCTG GAGATGTTTGATGCAACCTTCAAAGACAGGGAGCAGAGTTTCGACTCAGCCCCCGGCACAACCATGTTTCTCCACTGGCTAGTCGGCATGGTCTATGTTTTCTACTTTGCTTCTTTCATCTTGCTGCTCAGGGAA GTTCTACGACCTGGTGTGCTTTGGTTCTTGAGGAACCTGAATGATCCAGACTTCAACCCAGTTCAAGAAATGATCCACCTTCCCATTTACAGACACCTTAGAAGATTCTTACTCTCTGTG GTGGTGTTTGGTTCCATAGTTCTTCTGATGCTTTGGCTTCCTATTAAGATGATTCAGTTCTTCTTCCCCACCATCCTGCCCTACAATGTTATGCTTTACAG TGATGCTCCTGTGAGTGAGCTCTCATTAGAGCTGCTGTTGCTCCAAGTTGTCCTTCCCGCATTGCTGGAGCAGGGTCACACTCGCCAGTGGCTCAAAGGACTTGTCCATGCCTGGACATTCACCGTTGGCTACGTACT GGATCTCCACTCCTATTTGCTGGGGGATCAGGAAGACCATGACAATCAACCCAACATCCCTCCTGGCCGCGATAACAATGACCAAATCCCTGACCTCAATGAGGGGCTTCATGCTGCCCATCAGGCCTTCTTGCAGCTGGACGGCCCAATCGGCTTCCAGCCGTACCACCAGCCGCACAACTTCCTCATTAAG ATAATTCTGCTGGTTGTTTTCATGTGTGTCACACTACTGCTGGCTAGTCTCTTCTGCCTCACGCTACCTG TGTTGGTGGGTCGCTGGCTCATGTCGTTTTGGATGGGGAGTGCCATGGTTCACGAGCTGTACACGGCAGCCGGTGGCCTCTATGTCTGCTGGTTGTCCATCCGAGGTGCCACCTTGTTGCTATCCTGGATCCCGCAGGGATGGACTGCCATCATGCTTAAAGCCCGTGAGTGGACCCTCATG ATTGTGAAGACGTTGGTTGTCGCAGCGCTCTTAGCCGGAGTGATTCCTCTGCTTTTGGGTCTCCTGTTTGAGCAGGTCATTGTGGCTCCAATTAGAGTCCCACTAGACCAGACACCTCTCTTCTACCCTTGGCAG gaTTGGGCCCTGGGTGTCCTCCATTCTAAAATCATTGCTGCTGTCACACTGATGGGCCCTCAGTGGTGGCTCAAGACTGTGATTGAGCAG GTGTATGCTAACGGTATCAGAAACATTGACCTTCACTTCATTGTGAGGAGACTAGCTGTCCCAGTTGTCTGCATTCTGATGCTGGCTCTATGTGTCCCCTACATAATCTCGAAAGGCATAACACCTCTGCTGG TTGTGCAGCCGGAGATGCTGATACTTGCAGAGAGGAGgatttatccatttttactCATGGTGGTGTCATTGTTGGTGATTCTGTCCTTCCAAATACAGCAGTTCAAACATCTGTACGAGCACATCAAGAACGACAA GTACCTGGTCGGACAGCGACTGGTGAACTATGAAGGCAAAtctggaacaaaaaattcatcTGCCTCTTACAGCAACTCTTCATAG
- the LOC119136968 gene encoding E3 ubiquitin-protein ligase MARCHF6-like isoform X1, with protein MDTAEEADICRVCRSEGTHDKPLYHPCVCTGSIKFIHQECLLQWLKHSRKEYCELCKHRFAFTPIYSPDMPSRLPVEDIFAGLLTSIGTAIRYWFHYTLVAFAWLGVVPLTACRIYKCLFAGSVSSLLTLPLDMLSTQNLLADCLQGCFVVTCTLCAFISLVWLREQIVHGGAPQWLDQNPPPLVPNHPNGPVPANEHPDDIAAAVNIEGAMNPDGPHGPFPANPHEDLAALNDEDDDDDDDEDDDDDEEEDEEDREEDAANANNGEDLNWNPLVWDRAAEELTWERMLGLDGSLVFLEHVFWVVSLNALFILLFAFFPYHIGHFSVVGLGFEKQILASHFEGLLTTVVGYILLAGALVIFHALTSLVKLQRSKRLLGLCYVVVKVSLLVVMEIGLFPLICGWWLDLCSLEMFDATFKDREQSFDSAPGTTMFLHWLVGMVYVFYFASFILLLREVLRPGVLWFLRNLNDPDFNPVQEMIHLPIYRHLRRFLLSVVVFGSIVLLMLWLPIKMIQFFFPTILPYNVMLYSDAPVSELSLELLLLQVVLPALLEQGHTRQWLKGLVHAWTFTVGYVLDLHSYLLGDQEDHDNQPNIPPGRDNNDQIPDLNEGLHAAHQAFLQLDGPIGFQPYHQPHNFLIKIILLVVFMCVTLLLASLFCLTLPVLVGRWLMSFWMGSAMVHELYTAAGGLYVCWLSIRGATLLLSWIPQGWTAIMLKAREWTLMIVKTLVVAALLAGVIPLLLGLLFEQVIVAPIRVPLDQTPLFYPWQDWALGVLHSKIIAAVTLMGPQWWLKTVIEQVYANGIRNIDLHFIVRRLAVPVVCILMLALCVPYIISKGITPLLVVQPEMLILAERRIYPFLLMVVSLLVILSFQIQQFKHLYEHIKNDKYLVGQRLVNYEGKSGTKNSSASYSNSS; from the exons CAGATATATGTCGAGTATGTCGGTCAGAGGGAACTCATGACAAACCACTCTATCATCCCTGTGTCTGCACTGGCAGCATCAAGTTTATCCATCAGGAATG CTTGCTGCAGTGGCTGAAACACAGCAGGAAGGAATACTGTGAATTATGCAAACATAGGTTTGCATTTACTCCAA TCTACTCTCCAGACATGCCTTCTCGCCTGCCTGTCGAAGACATATTTGCAGGGTTGCTCACCAGCATTGGAACCGCCATCAGATACTGGTTTCACTACACACTTGTGGCATTCGCCTGGCTTGGCGTTGTCCCTCTCACAGCAT GTcgtatttacaagtgtttgtttgctgGCTCTGTGAGCTCTCTTCTTACCCTGCCACTAGATATGCTCTCAAC GCAAAACCTGCTTGCAGATTGCCTACAGGGTTGTTTTGTGGTCACTTGCACTCTATGCGCCTTTATCAGCCTGGTGTGGCTCCGAGAACAAATTGTCCATGGTGGTGCCCCTCAGTGGTTGGACCAGAATCCACCACCTTTGGTTCCTAACCACCCAAATGGCCCAGTACCAGCTAATGAG CATCCTGATGATATAGCTGCTGCTGTCAACATCGAGGGAGCTATGAACCCTGACGGTCCACATGGTCCATTCCCTGCTAACCCGCACGAGGATCTGGCGGCACTTAATGATgaggacgatgatgatgacgacgatgaagatgacgatgatgatgaagaggaagatgaggaagacAGAGAAGAGGATGCTGCCAATGCCAATAATGGAG AAGACTTAAACTGGAATCCACTGGTGTGGGACCGCGCAGCAGAGGAGCTGACATGGGAAAGG ATGCTTGGCCTGGATGGCTCCCTTGTATTCTTG GAACATGTCTTCTGGGTTGTATCGCTCAACGCTCTCTTCATACTGCTCTTTG CATTTTTCCCTTATCACATTGGCCATTTCTCAGTGGTAGGACTTGGCTTCGAGAAACAG ATTCTAGCTTCACACTTTGAAGGTCTCCTCACCACCGTAGTGGGTTATATCCTCCTGGCTGGAGCGCTTGTCATCTTCCAT GCGCTGACTTCATTAGTGAAACTTCAACGTTCCAAGCGTCTTCTGGGACTCTGCTACGTTGTTGTCAAG GTATCTTTGCTGGTTGTCATGGAAATAGGCTTGTTCCCACTCATTTGTGGCTGGTGGCTAGACCTTTGTTCGCTG GAGATGTTTGATGCAACCTTCAAAGACAGGGAGCAGAGTTTCGACTCAGCCCCCGGCACAACCATGTTTCTCCACTGGCTAGTCGGCATGGTCTATGTTTTCTACTTTGCTTCTTTCATCTTGCTGCTCAGGGAA GTTCTACGACCTGGTGTGCTTTGGTTCTTGAGGAACCTGAATGATCCAGACTTCAACCCAGTTCAAGAAATGATCCACCTTCCCATTTACAGACACCTTAGAAGATTCTTACTCTCTGTG GTGGTGTTTGGTTCCATAGTTCTTCTGATGCTTTGGCTTCCTATTAAGATGATTCAGTTCTTCTTCCCCACCATCCTGCCCTACAATGTTATGCTTTACAG TGATGCTCCTGTGAGTGAGCTCTCATTAGAGCTGCTGTTGCTCCAAGTTGTCCTTCCCGCATTGCTGGAGCAGGGTCACACTCGCCAGTGGCTCAAAGGACTTGTCCATGCCTGGACATTCACCGTTGGCTACGTACT GGATCTCCACTCCTATTTGCTGGGGGATCAGGAAGACCATGACAATCAACCCAACATCCCTCCTGGCCGCGATAACAATGACCAAATCCCTGACCTCAATGAGGGGCTTCATGCTGCCCATCAGGCCTTCTTGCAGCTGGACGGCCCAATCGGCTTCCAGCCGTACCACCAGCCGCACAACTTCCTCATTAAG ATAATTCTGCTGGTTGTTTTCATGTGTGTCACACTACTGCTGGCTAGTCTCTTCTGCCTCACGCTACCTG TGTTGGTGGGTCGCTGGCTCATGTCGTTTTGGATGGGGAGTGCCATGGTTCACGAGCTGTACACGGCAGCCGGTGGCCTCTATGTCTGCTGGTTGTCCATCCGAGGTGCCACCTTGTTGCTATCCTGGATCCCGCAGGGATGGACTGCCATCATGCTTAAAGCCCGTGAGTGGACCCTCATG ATTGTGAAGACGTTGGTTGTCGCAGCGCTCTTAGCCGGAGTGATTCCTCTGCTTTTGGGTCTCCTGTTTGAGCAGGTCATTGTGGCTCCAATTAGAGTCCCACTAGACCAGACACCTCTCTTCTACCCTTGGCAG gaTTGGGCCCTGGGTGTCCTCCATTCTAAAATCATTGCTGCTGTCACACTGATGGGCCCTCAGTGGTGGCTCAAGACTGTGATTGAGCAG GTGTATGCTAACGGTATCAGAAACATTGACCTTCACTTCATTGTGAGGAGACTAGCTGTCCCAGTTGTCTGCATTCTGATGCTGGCTCTATGTGTCCCCTACATAATCTCGAAAGGCATAACACCTCTGCTGG TTGTGCAGCCGGAGATGCTGATACTTGCAGAGAGGAGgatttatccatttttactCATGGTGGTGTCATTGTTGGTGATTCTGTCCTTCCAAATACAGCAGTTCAAACATCTGTACGAGCACATCAAGAACGACAA GTACCTGGTCGGACAGCGACTGGTGAACTATGAAGGCAAAtctggaacaaaaaattcatcTGCCTCTTACAGCAACTCTTCATAG
- the LOC119136968 gene encoding E3 ubiquitin-protein ligase MARCHF6-like isoform X3 produces MDTAEEADICRVCRSEGTHDKPLYHPCVCTGSIKFIHQECLLQWLKHSRKEYCELCKHRFAFTPIYSPDMPSRLPVEDIFAGLLTSIGTAIRYWFHYTLVAFAWLGVVPLTACRIYKCLFAGSVSSLLTLPLDMLSTQNLLADCLQGCFVVTCTLCAFISLVWLREQIVHGGAPQWLDQNPPPLVPNHPNGPVPANEHPDDIAAAVNIEGAMNPDGPHGPFPANPHEDLAALNDEDDDDDDDEDDDDDEEEDEEDREEDAANANNGDLNWNPLVWDRAAEELTWERMLGLDGSLVFLEHVFWVVSLNALFILLFAFFPYHIGHFSVVGLGFEKQILASHFEGLLTTVVGYILLAGALVIFHALTSLVKLQRSKRLLGLCYVVVKVSLLVVMEIGLFPLICGWWLDLCSLEMFDATFKDREQSFDSAPGTTMFLHWLVGMVYVFYFASFILLLREVLRPGVLWFLRNLNDPDFNPVQEMIHLPIYRHLRRFLLSVVVFGSIVLLMLWLPIKMIQFFFPTILPYNVMLYSDAPVSELSLELLLLQVVLPALLEQGHTRQWLKGLVHAWTFTVGYVLDLHSYLLGDQEDHDNQPNIPPGRDNNDQIPDLNEGLHAAHQAFLQLDGPIGFQPYHQPHNFLIKIILLVVFMCVTLLLASLFCLTLPVLVGRWLMSFWMGSAMVHELYTAAGGLYVCWLSIRGATLLLSWIPQGWTAIMLKAREWTLMIVKTLVVAALLAGVIPLLLGLLFEQVIVAPIRVPLDQTPLFYPWQDWALGVLHSKIIAAVTLMGPQWWLKTVIEQVYANGIRNIDLHFIVRRLAVPVVCILMLALCVPYIISKGITPLLVVQPEMLILAERRIYPFLLMVVSLLVILSFQIQQFKHLYEHIKNDKYLVGQRLVNYEGKSGTKNSSASYSNSS; encoded by the exons CAGATATATGTCGAGTATGTCGGTCAGAGGGAACTCATGACAAACCACTCTATCATCCCTGTGTCTGCACTGGCAGCATCAAGTTTATCCATCAGGAATG CTTGCTGCAGTGGCTGAAACACAGCAGGAAGGAATACTGTGAATTATGCAAACATAGGTTTGCATTTACTCCAA TCTACTCTCCAGACATGCCTTCTCGCCTGCCTGTCGAAGACATATTTGCAGGGTTGCTCACCAGCATTGGAACCGCCATCAGATACTGGTTTCACTACACACTTGTGGCATTCGCCTGGCTTGGCGTTGTCCCTCTCACAGCAT GTcgtatttacaagtgtttgtttgctgGCTCTGTGAGCTCTCTTCTTACCCTGCCACTAGATATGCTCTCAAC GCAAAACCTGCTTGCAGATTGCCTACAGGGTTGTTTTGTGGTCACTTGCACTCTATGCGCCTTTATCAGCCTGGTGTGGCTCCGAGAACAAATTGTCCATGGTGGTGCCCCTCAGTGGTTGGACCAGAATCCACCACCTTTGGTTCCTAACCACCCAAATGGCCCAGTACCAGCTAATGAG CATCCTGATGATATAGCTGCTGCTGTCAACATCGAGGGAGCTATGAACCCTGACGGTCCACATGGTCCATTCCCTGCTAACCCGCACGAGGATCTGGCGGCACTTAATGATgaggacgatgatgatgacgacgatgaagatgacgatgatgatgaagaggaagatgaggaagacAGAGAAGAGGATGCTGCCAATGCCAATAATGGAG ACTTAAACTGGAATCCACTGGTGTGGGACCGCGCAGCAGAGGAGCTGACATGGGAAAGG ATGCTTGGCCTGGATGGCTCCCTTGTATTCTTG GAACATGTCTTCTGGGTTGTATCGCTCAACGCTCTCTTCATACTGCTCTTTG CATTTTTCCCTTATCACATTGGCCATTTCTCAGTGGTAGGACTTGGCTTCGAGAAACAG ATTCTAGCTTCACACTTTGAAGGTCTCCTCACCACCGTAGTGGGTTATATCCTCCTGGCTGGAGCGCTTGTCATCTTCCAT GCGCTGACTTCATTAGTGAAACTTCAACGTTCCAAGCGTCTTCTGGGACTCTGCTACGTTGTTGTCAAG GTATCTTTGCTGGTTGTCATGGAAATAGGCTTGTTCCCACTCATTTGTGGCTGGTGGCTAGACCTTTGTTCGCTG GAGATGTTTGATGCAACCTTCAAAGACAGGGAGCAGAGTTTCGACTCAGCCCCCGGCACAACCATGTTTCTCCACTGGCTAGTCGGCATGGTCTATGTTTTCTACTTTGCTTCTTTCATCTTGCTGCTCAGGGAA GTTCTACGACCTGGTGTGCTTTGGTTCTTGAGGAACCTGAATGATCCAGACTTCAACCCAGTTCAAGAAATGATCCACCTTCCCATTTACAGACACCTTAGAAGATTCTTACTCTCTGTG GTGGTGTTTGGTTCCATAGTTCTTCTGATGCTTTGGCTTCCTATTAAGATGATTCAGTTCTTCTTCCCCACCATCCTGCCCTACAATGTTATGCTTTACAG TGATGCTCCTGTGAGTGAGCTCTCATTAGAGCTGCTGTTGCTCCAAGTTGTCCTTCCCGCATTGCTGGAGCAGGGTCACACTCGCCAGTGGCTCAAAGGACTTGTCCATGCCTGGACATTCACCGTTGGCTACGTACT GGATCTCCACTCCTATTTGCTGGGGGATCAGGAAGACCATGACAATCAACCCAACATCCCTCCTGGCCGCGATAACAATGACCAAATCCCTGACCTCAATGAGGGGCTTCATGCTGCCCATCAGGCCTTCTTGCAGCTGGACGGCCCAATCGGCTTCCAGCCGTACCACCAGCCGCACAACTTCCTCATTAAG ATAATTCTGCTGGTTGTTTTCATGTGTGTCACACTACTGCTGGCTAGTCTCTTCTGCCTCACGCTACCTG TGTTGGTGGGTCGCTGGCTCATGTCGTTTTGGATGGGGAGTGCCATGGTTCACGAGCTGTACACGGCAGCCGGTGGCCTCTATGTCTGCTGGTTGTCCATCCGAGGTGCCACCTTGTTGCTATCCTGGATCCCGCAGGGATGGACTGCCATCATGCTTAAAGCCCGTGAGTGGACCCTCATG ATTGTGAAGACGTTGGTTGTCGCAGCGCTCTTAGCCGGAGTGATTCCTCTGCTTTTGGGTCTCCTGTTTGAGCAGGTCATTGTGGCTCCAATTAGAGTCCCACTAGACCAGACACCTCTCTTCTACCCTTGGCAG gaTTGGGCCCTGGGTGTCCTCCATTCTAAAATCATTGCTGCTGTCACACTGATGGGCCCTCAGTGGTGGCTCAAGACTGTGATTGAGCAG GTGTATGCTAACGGTATCAGAAACATTGACCTTCACTTCATTGTGAGGAGACTAGCTGTCCCAGTTGTCTGCATTCTGATGCTGGCTCTATGTGTCCCCTACATAATCTCGAAAGGCATAACACCTCTGCTGG TTGTGCAGCCGGAGATGCTGATACTTGCAGAGAGGAGgatttatccatttttactCATGGTGGTGTCATTGTTGGTGATTCTGTCCTTCCAAATACAGCAGTTCAAACATCTGTACGAGCACATCAAGAACGACAA GTACCTGGTCGGACAGCGACTGGTGAACTATGAAGGCAAAtctggaacaaaaaattcatcTGCCTCTTACAGCAACTCTTCATAG